A section of the Paenibacillus yonginensis genome encodes:
- a CDS encoding alpha-galactosidase: MAIQFDERLRIFAMDTVQSSYLFGINDKGKLQHLYWGPQVSIQDAAPLLRSSSHSSFDAELDREAEEYSFWGGVSYTEPSLKVRMPDGVRDLDMDYAGHTVLREDGKETLVLTLKDKVYPLETVLVYQVIPEHDLIERYAVIRNTGPQETILENMQSAAWSLPYLPETRMTHVTGKWSGEFQLRRTFLTEGKKVIESRRGFTDSHANPWFAIDDGQATEDAGQVWFGALAWSGNWKITAEKTAFNHVRVTGGINDFDNEWVLGGGESFQTPVFVGGYSMSGFGGMSRQLHRYQYDYVLPRSETRKVLYNSWEATYFDVNAKDQMALAERAAKSGVELFVVDDGWFGARNHDRAGLGDWYVNKEKFPNGLQELIDRVHELGMEFGLWVEPESVNPDSDLYRAHPDWVYHFETRERTELRNQLLLNISKPEVKAYILQFMTELLEQHEIKFIKWDMNRTISEPGMKDHPLNRQKEIWVRHALTLYEIWDELRRRFPQVEFETCAGGGSRIDLGIFRYADQSWPSDNTDPFDRLSIQKGFSYTYAPRMMTCWVTESPTGMNKRQVSLKYRFHSAMTGTLGIGSNLNEWSDEQIAETASYVEQYKQIRHLVQFGDQYRLSSLEDKGVTAIQYAGGDGSDHVLFAFLHSQRLGEPLPRLKLKSLKPEKTYAIEGLTGLWSGRALMNIGIELPLRGDFDSLMYRIRESV; the protein is encoded by the coding sequence TTGGCTATTCAGTTTGATGAACGGCTTCGTATTTTTGCTATGGATACGGTGCAAAGCTCTTACCTCTTTGGAATTAACGATAAAGGCAAACTCCAGCATTTGTATTGGGGGCCGCAGGTTTCCATTCAAGACGCAGCTCCGCTGCTTCGTTCCTCCTCGCACAGTTCCTTTGATGCGGAGCTGGACCGGGAAGCGGAAGAATACAGCTTCTGGGGTGGGGTCAGCTATACAGAGCCTTCCCTGAAGGTGCGCATGCCTGACGGAGTCCGGGATTTGGACATGGATTATGCAGGGCATACGGTCTTGAGAGAGGACGGCAAGGAGACGTTGGTTCTAACCTTGAAGGACAAGGTTTATCCGCTGGAGACGGTTCTTGTATACCAGGTTATACCGGAACACGATCTGATCGAAAGGTATGCCGTTATTAGAAATACCGGGCCGCAGGAGACGATCCTGGAAAATATGCAATCCGCAGCCTGGAGCCTGCCTTATTTGCCGGAGACGCGGATGACTCATGTAACGGGTAAATGGTCAGGGGAATTCCAGCTTCGCCGCACCTTCCTGACCGAAGGCAAAAAGGTGATTGAGTCCCGCAGAGGTTTTACGGACAGCCATGCCAACCCCTGGTTTGCCATTGATGATGGCCAAGCAACGGAAGATGCCGGCCAGGTTTGGTTTGGCGCTCTCGCCTGGAGCGGCAACTGGAAGATCACGGCGGAGAAGACGGCTTTCAACCATGTCCGTGTCACTGGCGGCATCAATGATTTCGATAACGAATGGGTGCTGGGAGGAGGAGAGTCGTTTCAGACGCCTGTGTTTGTCGGCGGCTATAGCATGAGCGGGTTTGGCGGCATGAGCCGGCAGCTTCACCGGTATCAATATGACTACGTCCTCCCTCGCAGCGAGACAAGGAAGGTGCTCTACAATTCCTGGGAAGCGACTTATTTCGACGTGAACGCCAAAGATCAGATGGCCCTTGCCGAGCGGGCGGCCAAATCCGGAGTGGAGCTGTTTGTCGTCGATGACGGCTGGTTTGGAGCCCGGAACCATGACCGTGCCGGTCTCGGGGACTGGTACGTGAACAAAGAGAAGTTCCCAAATGGCCTCCAAGAGCTGATTGACCGGGTTCATGAGCTTGGCATGGAGTTTGGCCTTTGGGTCGAGCCGGAATCCGTCAATCCGGACAGCGATCTGTACCGCGCCCATCCGGATTGGGTGTACCATTTTGAAACCCGCGAGCGGACCGAGCTACGCAATCAGCTGCTCCTGAACATTTCCAAACCGGAAGTGAAGGCTTATATTTTGCAATTCATGACCGAGCTGCTGGAGCAGCACGAGATTAAGTTCATCAAGTGGGACATGAACCGGACCATCTCCGAACCCGGCATGAAGGACCATCCTCTGAACCGGCAAAAGGAAATCTGGGTCCGCCATGCGCTCACCCTTTACGAGATCTGGGACGAGCTGCGCCGCAGATTCCCGCAGGTCGAATTTGAAACCTGTGCCGGCGGCGGCTCACGTATTGATCTGGGCATTTTTCGTTATGCCGACCAATCCTGGCCGAGCGATAATACCGATCCGTTCGACCGCCTGAGCATCCAGAAAGGGTTCTCTTACACCTATGCCCCCCGTATGATGACCTGCTGGGTGACGGAATCGCCGACCGGCATGAACAAACGCCAGGTGTCGCTCAAATACCGTTTTCACAGCGCTATGACGGGCACGCTCGGCATCGGCTCCAATCTGAATGAATGGAGCGATGAGCAGATTGCCGAAACCGCCTCCTATGTGGAGCAGTACAAACAAATCCGCCATCTCGTGCAGTTTGGCGATCAATACCGTTTGTCTTCCCTGGAAGACAAAGGCGTGACCGCCATCCAATATGCGGGCGGAGACGGCAGCGACCATGTCTTGTTTGCCTTCCTGCATTCGCAGAGGCTGGGGGAACCGCTGCCAAGGCTGAAATTAAAAAGTCTTAAGCCGGAGAAGACCTATGCCATCGAAGGGTTAACCGGTCTCTGGAGCGGCCGCGCACTGATGAACATCGGCATTGAACTGCCGCTTCGCGGCGACTTCGACAGCTTGATGTACCGGATTCGCGAGAGCGTTTAA